Proteins from a genomic interval of Cuculus canorus isolate bCucCan1 chromosome 19, bCucCan1.pri, whole genome shotgun sequence:
- the RPL35 gene encoding 60S ribosomal protein L35, which produces MAKIKARDLRGKKKEELLKQLDDLKVELSQLRVAKVTGGAASKLSKIRVVRKSIARVLTVINQTQKENLRKFYKGKKYKPLDLRPKKTRAMRRRLNKHEENLKTKKQLRKERLYPARKYAIKA; this is translated from the exons ATG GCCAAGATCAAGGCCCGAGACCTTCGcgggaagaagaaggaggagctgctgaagcagctggACGATCTGAAGGTGGAGCTGTCGCAGCTGCGTGTGGCCAAGGTGACGGGCGGAGCCGCCTCCAAGCTCTCCAAGAT ACGTGTGGTGCGCAAATCCATTGCCAGAGTCTTAACTGTGATCAACCAGACTCAGAAGGAGAACTTGAGGAAGTTTTACAAG GGCAAAAAGTATAAGCCTCTCGATCTGCGGCCGAAGAAGACTCGTGCCATGCGACGCAGATTAAATAAGCATGAAGAAAACCTGAAGACCAAAAAACAGCTGCGAAAAGAACGTTTGTACCCTGCCCGCAAATACGCCATCAAGGCATAA